One genomic window of Centroberyx gerrardi isolate f3 chromosome 15, fCenGer3.hap1.cur.20231027, whole genome shotgun sequence includes the following:
- the pygb gene encoding glycogen phosphorylase, brain form, with amino-acid sequence MATPLTDQEKRKQISVRGIAGLGDVAEIKRSFNRHLHFTLVKDRNVATPRDYYFALAHTVRDHLVGRWIRTQQYYYEKDPKRIHYLSLEFYMGRTLQNTMINLGLQNACDEAIYQLGLDIEELEEIEEDAGLGNGGLGRLAACFLDSMATLGLAAYGYGIRYEFGIFNQKICNGWQLEEADDWLRYGNPWEKARPEYMLPVHFYGRVEHTEGGMRWMDTQVVLAMPYDTPVPGFKNNTVNTMRLWSAKAPNDFNLQDFNVGDYIQAVLDRNLAENISRVLYPNDNFFEGKELRLKQEYFVVAATLQDIIRRFKSSKFGCRDPVRTSFDSFPDKVAIQLNDTHPALAIPELMRILLDVEKLDWDKAWDITCRTCAYTNHTVLPEALERWPVQMFQTLLPRHLMIVYEINQRHLDRVAALFPGDTARLRRMSLIEEGEPKRINMAHLCVVGSHAVNGVAQIHSDIVKSTVFKDFHDVDPEKFQNKTNGITPRRWLLLCNPGLADIIAERIGEDFLTDLQQLRKLLDFVDDEGFIRDVAKVKQVEEQRSRPFLQQQQQIQINPESLFDVQVKRIHEYKRQLLTCLHAVTLYNRIKKDPSKQFVPRTVMIGGKAAPGYHMAKLIIKLITSVGQVINNDPAVGDRLKLIYLENYRVSLAERVIPAADLSEQISTAGTEASGTGNMKFMLNGALTVGTMDGATAEMAEEAGPENLFIFGMRVEDVEEMDRRGYNAREYYERLPELKLALDQIQTGFFSPAEPGLFSDLVSMLLNHDRFKVFADYEAYVRCQERVSELYKNPREWTKVVIRNIAASGKFSSDRTISQYAREIWGVEPSDVKIPPPNEPPAETRD; translated from the exons ATGGCGACGCCGCTGACGGACCAGGAGAAGCGGAAGCAGATCAGCGTGCGCGGGATCGCCGGGCTGGGAGACGTCGCGGAGATCAAGCGGAGCTTCAACCGGCACCTTCACTTCACTCTGGTGAAGGACCGGAACGTCGCCACGCCCCGGGACTACTACTTCGCCCTGGCGCACACGGTGCGGGACCACCTGGTGGGCCGCTGGATCCGCACCCAGCAGTATTACTACGAGAAGGACCCCAAG aGGATCCACTATCTGTCTCTGGAGTTCTACATGGGCAGAACGCTGCAGAACACCATGATCAACCTGGGGCTGCAGAACGCCTGCGACGAGGCCATCTACcag ttgggTTTGGACatagaggagctggaggagatcgAGGAAGACGCTGGGCTGGGCAACGGAGGACTGGGACGACTGgcag cctgcTTCCTGGACTCCATGGCGACGCTCGGCCTGGCGGCGTACGGTTACGGCATCAGATACGAGTTCGGCATCTTCAACCAGAAGATCTGCAACGGATGGCAG CTGGAGGAGGCAGATGATTGGCTGCGGTATGGAAACCCCTGGGAGAAAGCCCGGCCGGAGTACATGCTGCCTGTTCACTTCTACGGCCGAGTCGAACACACTGAGGGGGGGATGAGGTGGATGGACAcacag gtggTGCTGGCGATGCCGTACGACACTCCGGTTCCAGGTTTTAAGAACAACACAGTGAACACCATGAGGCTCTGGTCCGCTAAAGCTCCCAACGACTTCAACCTGCAGGACT TTAATGTTGGAGATTATATTCAAGCTGTTCTGGACCGCAACCTGGCAGAGAACATCTCCAGAGTCCTGTACCCCAAcgacaac ttCTTCGAGGGGAAGGAGCTGCGTCTGAAGCAGGAGTATTTCGTGGTCGCCGCCACGCTGCAGGACATCATCCGCAGGTTCAAGTCCTCCAAGTTCGGCTGCAGAGACCCGGTCCGGACGTCCTTCGACTCGTTCCCCGACAAG GTGGCGATCCAGCTGAACGACACGCACCCGGCGCTCGCCATCCCGGAGCTGATGAGGATCCTGCTGGACGTGGAGAAGCTGGACTGGGACAAG gcctgGGACATCACGTGTCGGACCTGTGCCTACACCAACCACACGGTCCTGCCGGAGGCTCTGGAGCGCTGGCCGGTCCAGATGTTCCAGACTCTGCTGCCGAGACACCTGATGATCGTCTACGAGATCAACCAGAGACACCTGGAC AGGGTCGCGGCGCTGTTCCCCGGCGACACGGCCCGGCTGCGCCGCATGTCTCTGATCGAGGAGGGAGAGCCCAAGAGGATCAACATGGCTCACCTGTGTGTGGTCGGGTCGCACGCCGTCAACGGAGTCGCTCAGATCCACTCCGACATCGTCAAGAGCACAGT GTTTAAAGACTTCCATGATGTGGATCCAGAGAAGTTCCAGAATAAAACCAACGGCATCACTCCTCGCcgctggctgctgctgtgtaaCCCCGGCCTCGCTGACATCATCGCCGAG AGAATCGGAGAAGACTTCCTGAccgacctgcagcagctcagGAAGCTGCTGGACTTCGTGGACGATGAAGGTTTCATCAGAGACGTCGCCAAAGTCAAACAGGTAGAGGAGCAGC GTTCTCGTCccttcctgcagcagcagcagcagatccagATCAACCCAGAGTCTCTGTTTGACGTCCAGGTGAAGAGGATCCACGAGTACAAGAGACAGCTGCTCACCTGCCTGCACGCCGTCACGCTGTACAACC gtatTAAAAAGGATCCCAGCAAGCAGTTTGTACCCAGAACAGTGATGATTGGAGGAAAG gccgCCCCCGGTTACCACATGGCGAAGCTGATCATCAAGCTGATCACCTCAGTGGGTCAGGTGATCAATAACGACCCGGCTGTGGGAGACAGACTGAAGCTGATCTACCTGGAGAACTACAGAGTctcactggcagagagag TGATCCCGGCGGCCGACCTGTCGGAGCAGATCTCCACCGCCGGGACGGAAGCCTCCGGAACCGGCAACATGAAGTTCATGCTGAACGGAGCGCTGACCGTCGGCACGATGGACGGAGCCACGGCGGAGATGGCCGAGGAAGCCGGGCCGGAAAACCTCTTCATCTTCGGCATGAGGGTGGAGGACGTGGAGGAGATGGACAGGAGGGG CTACAACGCCAGAGAATACTACGAGCGCCTGCCGGAGCTGAAGCTGGCCCTGGATCAGATCCAGACCGGCTTCTTCAGCCCGGCGGAGCCCGGCCTCTTCAGCGACCTGGTCTCCATGCTGCTGAACCACGACAG gtTTAAGGTGTTTGCAGATTACGAAGCGTACGTCCGCTGCCAGGAGCGAGTCAGCGAGCTGTACAAG AACCCGAGAGAGTGGACCAAGGTGGTGATCCGCAACATCGCCGCCTCCGGAAAGTTCTCCAGCGACCGGACCATCTCGCAGTACGCCCGCGAGATCTGGGGGGTGGAGCCGTCCGACGTGAAGATCCCCCCGCCCAACGAGCCGCCCGCCGAGACCCGGGACTGA